A stretch of Mesorhizobium sp. L-2-11 DNA encodes these proteins:
- the tssC gene encoding type VI secretion system contractile sheath large subunit, which yields MTFANSIPAEVQAPVVDPKDFVILLQREFKTHSDQARSAVENAVKTLADQALRHTPLISDDAVETIQSIIASIDDKLSEQINEILHHQDFQALESAWRGLHHLTFNTETDEALKIRVLSISKTELSRTLRKYKGIAWDQSPLFKKIYEEEYGQIGGDPFGCLVADYYFDHSPQDIDLLTGIAQIAAASHSPFISAASPHLLQMDSWRELANPRDITKIFLTPEHAAWRAFRESEDSRYVALTLPRVLGRLPYGAKTNPVDEFAFEENTDGSDSAKYLWTNAAYAMGVNITRSFKLYGWLSRIRGFESGGLVEHLPVHTFPSDDGGVDLKCPTEIAISDRRESELSKSGLLPLLHRKNTQLGVFLGAQTVNKPIRYADPDASANAELSARLPYIFATCRFAHYLKCMVRDKIGAFKERHEVEEWLNQWIQGYVHPSPELGSEESKAQQPLSSAEVKVEDVEDNPGYYTAIFYLRPHYQLEGLTISLRLVSRLPAARKG from the coding sequence GTGACCTTCGCAAACTCAATACCTGCCGAGGTGCAGGCCCCCGTTGTAGATCCCAAAGATTTCGTCATTCTGCTGCAACGCGAGTTTAAAACGCATTCGGATCAGGCCCGCAGCGCAGTGGAGAATGCGGTCAAAACGCTGGCTGACCAAGCCCTTCGCCACACACCGCTGATCAGTGATGATGCCGTTGAAACGATCCAGTCAATCATAGCATCGATCGACGACAAACTATCGGAACAAATCAACGAGATACTTCATCATCAGGACTTTCAGGCGCTGGAGTCGGCTTGGCGGGGCTTGCATCACCTTACGTTCAACACCGAGACGGACGAGGCGTTGAAAATCCGTGTTCTTTCCATTTCGAAAACAGAATTGTCTCGGACGCTGCGAAAGTACAAAGGAATTGCCTGGGATCAGAGCCCTCTGTTCAAGAAGATCTACGAAGAGGAATACGGGCAGATTGGCGGAGACCCCTTTGGCTGCTTGGTTGCGGACTACTACTTCGACCATAGTCCGCAGGACATCGATCTACTGACGGGGATTGCGCAAATTGCTGCGGCAAGCCATTCCCCGTTTATCTCAGCGGCCTCACCGCATTTGCTGCAGATGGATTCTTGGCGTGAACTTGCCAACCCTCGCGACATCACGAAGATCTTCCTAACGCCTGAGCACGCCGCTTGGCGGGCTTTTCGCGAAAGCGAGGACTCCCGGTATGTGGCGTTGACACTCCCGCGCGTACTCGGGCGGCTGCCCTACGGCGCTAAGACCAATCCAGTTGATGAATTTGCATTCGAAGAGAACACCGATGGCAGCGACAGCGCAAAGTATCTATGGACGAATGCCGCCTATGCCATGGGTGTGAACATCACGCGGTCGTTCAAACTCTACGGCTGGCTGTCCAGAATCCGTGGTTTCGAATCGGGTGGCTTGGTTGAGCACTTGCCGGTGCACACCTTCCCCAGCGATGACGGTGGAGTCGACCTCAAGTGCCCAACGGAGATTGCGATCAGCGATCGGCGCGAGTCGGAGCTCTCTAAGAGCGGCCTTCTGCCACTGTTGCATCGGAAGAACACGCAACTGGGCGTATTCCTAGGTGCCCAGACCGTCAACAAGCCAATCAGATACGCAGACCCGGATGCCTCGGCGAATGCAGAGCTCAGCGCCCGGCTACCCTATATTTTTGCGACCTGCCGCTTTGCCCACTACTTGAAGTGCATGGTTCGCGACAAGATTGGCGCGTTCAAAGAACGGCATGAGGTCGAGGAGTGGCTGAACCAATGGATCCAAGGCTATGTCCACCCCTCGCCCGAGTTGGGGAGCGAAGAAAGCAAGGCGCAACAGCCGCTCTCTTCAGCAGAGGTCAAGGTCGAGGACGTCGAAGATAATCCCGGCTATTACACTGCCATATTCTATCTGCGACCACACTATCAGCTCGAGGGCCTTACGATCTCACTGAGGCTGGTGTCTCGGCTACCCGCGGCACGCAAGGGCTGA